Genomic window (Cellulosilyticum lentocellum DSM 5427):
GAAGCCATAATACCATCAGGGTCATCTGTTGGATGGTTAGGTTGAAGCCTTGAAGAAAGTGTTCCTGGTTCTCCAATAGTTGTATTACAGTGAGCAGTTATGCGAATTTTACTTGCTCCATAAATAAGGTCCATATTAGACATGAGTTTAGCTACAGCAGCTACTATTTCTGAAGTAATCCCTCTAGATGCCCTGCGAATATCAGCACCTGTGGTTTTTTCATCAAGAATCCACTCTCTAAATTCTGCTACTGTCATATGCTTAAATTCGTTATAAATCTTTTGATTCACATCATCTTGAATAATACGAGTCACCTCATCAAGTTCATAAGGTACTGCTGGATTATTTCTAAGGTCTTCTAAAGTAACATTAGCTAATACCACCTTTGCAGCTACTCTTTCTTCTGCACTACTTGCTGCAAGACCTGCTAATTTATCTCCTGACTTTTCTTCATTGGCTTTTGCCATTACCTCTTTAAGTGATTTGAACTCATAGGTGTGTCCAAATAATTGAGTTTTTAAAATCATAAAGGTACTCCTTTCAATTAAATACTAATGTTTTAACAACCACAGGAAGCACTGTGCCTTCTGCAATAGGATTGCCTATATCAATGTAATCACCATTATCTAGCTTGACACTATCTAAGCAGATTACATCTTTCTTGAAACTTAGTTTGTTGTACATGGTCTGTCCTAATACCTTTGCCATATCCTTCTCTACAATTAAAATGAGAGGTAATTCCCTTTCAATCAGTTCCTGCATACCTTCTACTAGTCCATCTGCGTATGCTTGTACTTCCTTGAAACTAGGATTTTCTTTTCCTTCTATAGCAATGGCTACCCTCTGAAGGTCACCTTCTAATTTAAACCATTCTAATTTCTTCTTAACGGCCTCTGCTAATGCAATAGCACCACTATTTTCATCCTCATAAGCCATTTTTAGAATAGGCAAATTCTTAATAGGAAAGGCATTTTTTGTGTAGGTAATAGTACTGCCACTTATTTCTGTAGTATGTGTTCCTGCACCAACTACTGTTGCCCTGATAGTCTCTGTACTTTTTACAACCTTTAATTTACTGCATAACTCAGACCCCCTAATAGCTTCTCCTAGTAGGATACCTATATCCCCATACTCAAAATAATCTCTTATGGGTCCTCGCTCTTTCTCATCATAGTAAATATAGTCTGCTACACCTCCTGAAAAAGATATACACTCCATAGGGTTATCTAAAAGAATACTTTTATTAGTCACCATTAACTTAAAGTCTTCATCTATGGGCACTAATCCAACGCTTTGCATTAATACTCTAACCATTATGTCTATAATGGGCCTAAGATTATCCTTTGTCACTATAGTTCCTACCTCTAACCCTAAATGGTATTTCTTCACTAGTGTTTCTAATTTAGGTGCAATATATGTCATCCTTTTAGAATTAGTATCTACTTTTATTAATCTGCCCCCTATATCTAAACAACCAGTATCTTTTACATCTCCTCTTTTAAAGACCGCCAGATTACTGGTTCCCCCTCCAATATCAATATTAACAACGGTTGTACTATTTTCTTTTGAGTAAATATGAGCGCCTGCACCCTTGCCTGATATAATACTTTCTAAATCCGGACCTGCTGTCGCTACTACAAAGTCTCCAGCAAATCCACTTAAAGTCGTTAATACTTCTTCTGCATTTTGTTTCCTAGCTGTTTCACCTGTAATAATAACGGCTCCTGTATCAATGTCCTTTTTATCTACACCCGCATTCTTATATTCCTTTTCGATGATTTCTCTCACCTTAGGTCCATCAATTTCTTTTAAAGAAACTAGGGGTGTAAAGTAAATGGGACTTTTATAAATAATTTCTTTATCTACAATAACAATTCTCGGTACCGTGTAGCTAGAAGCCATATTCTCAATAATAAGCTTTGAAAATATAAGCTGTGTTGTGCTGGTTCCAATATCAATCCCTACACTTAAAAGCTCTTCTCTCATTCCCTCACTTCCTCCATTAATAATCTTTATCCCCTAAATCTCCTAAACTACTTAGGTTATCTACCCTATACTATTTTTTAGGACTTAAAAATTTCTCTAGATAAGTAAATAATGCTTCTATTCCTATGTCATCTACTGTATCTACCTTGAAAATTTTACTTACTCCTGCTGCTTTAAGACTTTCTTCTACCTTCTGAATTTGTGACTCATCTGTTACTAAGTTAACCTTCGTTATAATACCGATAAGTTCCTTTGCAAATGAACAAGCAAAAGCAGGTGGAATAAAGTTATCTTCTGCTGTAGGGTCTCCTATTAAAGCAATAATCTCTGCATCTACTGCTGTCATAATAAGGGCACTATAATAATTTCTGTTTTCTAGATATTCTCCTGGCGTATCAATGGCATGATTGTATAACTCCACAGCTTGTGTCTTTTTGTATTTAATCTCTAGTTCATCAAGCTTTTGACATAGTGTTGTCTTGCCACAACCTGTTCTACCCATAAAAATAACTCTGCTCATATCCTAAGTCCTCGTAATAGCTGTGGGTGTAAATCCTAGATTATTGCTCAGTACAGCTACAATATCTTTAAGTGCAGCTTCTACAGCACTAATATCACCACTTATAATAAGTGCTCCGCTAAAACGATCTATAAAACCAATAGCAATATCTGATGCCTTAGTCGCTACATCTGCTGCAATAATAGCTCCTTCGCTAGGTGTAATAGTCAAAATCCCAATAGCACTGATTTTCTCAGTAATAA
Coding sequences:
- a CDS encoding EutP/PduV family microcompartment system protein, with amino-acid sequence MSRVIFMGRTGCGKTTLCQKLDELEIKYKKTQAVELYNHAIDTPGEYLENRNYYSALIMTAVDAEIIALIGDPTAEDNFIPPAFACSFAKELIGIITKVNLVTDESQIQKVEESLKAAGVSKIFKVDTVDDIGIEALFTYLEKFLSPKK
- the eutS gene encoding ethanolamine utilization microcompartment protein EutS, which encodes MAINIEDKQRIIQEFVPGKQITLAHIIANPTQDIYKKLGLITEKISAIGILTITPSEGAIIAADVATKASDIAIGFIDRFSGALIISGDISAVEAALKDIVAVLSNNLGFTPTAITRT
- the eutA gene encoding ethanolamine ammonia-lyase reactivating factor EutA, whose translation is MREELLSVGIDIGTSTTQLIFSKLIIENMASSYTVPRIVIVDKEIIYKSPIYFTPLVSLKEIDGPKVREIIEKEYKNAGVDKKDIDTGAVIITGETARKQNAEEVLTTLSGFAGDFVVATAGPDLESIISGKGAGAHIYSKENSTTVVNIDIGGGTSNLAVFKRGDVKDTGCLDIGGRLIKVDTNSKRMTYIAPKLETLVKKYHLGLEVGTIVTKDNLRPIIDIMVRVLMQSVGLVPIDEDFKLMVTNKSILLDNPMECISFSGGVADYIYYDEKERGPIRDYFEYGDIGILLGEAIRGSELCSKLKVVKSTETIRATVVGAGTHTTEISGSTITYTKNAFPIKNLPILKMAYEDENSGAIALAEAVKKKLEWFKLEGDLQRVAIAIEGKENPSFKEVQAYADGLVEGMQELIERELPLILIVEKDMAKVLGQTMYNKLSFKKDVICLDSVKLDNGDYIDIGNPIAEGTVLPVVVKTLVFN